DNA from Tachypleus tridentatus isolate NWPU-2018 chromosome 8, ASM421037v1, whole genome shotgun sequence:
TGACTAAAACTTAAATTAGTCACGTGACTCACTATAGGACAAAcaattttccattttgtttttctggCAACCTCTGTGTTGATCTATCATAAGTATTAGTTTCCTTTCAAATTATCGACGAGCTTTCTATACCGTTCAATAGTGATggatggcccgacatggccaggtggttaaagcactcgactcgtaatctgagggtcacaggtttaaatccccgtcacactaaacatgctcgtcctttcagccatgggagcgtcaTAATGATACGATctatcccactcttcgttggtaaaaagagtagcccaagagttggcggtgggtggtgatgactaaccctCTAGTctcgcactgctaaattagggacggctagctcaggtagcactcgtgcagctttgcgcgaaattctaaagccaaacaaacaaaccaataccgATGTGGCCTCGTATATTGTATCATACCGGGTAATTTATTAGCGTTTGCTTACTCAAAAAATGATTCCTGTGTTAAAAATAGAAGAGTACATTTAAAGTTTAAGTTTATCGCAGAATATTTTTAACTTccgtttaattttaaaagtcttACATGGTAGCACGCTCGTTACGTTATAACTATCCAGTTTGGAGAATATCTTAAACCATCAAAAATATTGAAGTACCTGTTTATTGTTTTTCCTAGAACTCAAATGCGCTATTTATTGAGTTGTATTCTGTGTTTAACGATTATTGgttacatgttttttgttgttgttctcaaATTTAGGttgttaacatataaaattaccAAACACTAGTTTAACTGAGTTTAGGTTTTCAAGAACAACATTTACTGTTTCAGTTCAATTACTAACTACAACTTCAATTAGAAATATCCAGCAGTTACAGATTTTgcgaaaacaaacatttcattccACGTGAAGTTACCTTGGTTACACGCAGCATTGAAAATAGCATATTCGTTTGACATTGGCTTCATGTATATTGCTACCAAACTGCTTTTACTCGGTTCATGGCATTTAGGTGATAAAACTCGAAGTGGTGCCAAACCTGACCTTTTAGGAATTCATGTGATTTTTCTTACCAGATTTCATCAAAATTTATTCAACCAGTTCctcacaaataattttaaatccaTTCAATCTCTTAGAAAAAAAATCCAATCggttgtaatttattatttagtacttGGATATTAATTATCCCCATTGTTCAGAAACCGAAGGAACTTTGTTAGCTTTGATAATGATGATTTCGTTTCTATTTCTTCCGCCTGTAAGTTTCTGCCTTTTTTGTTATTCAAGGTTTACCACATATGTCATAAAGGTAGAATGGAAAGCATGTACTGCGCACCAGGAACCGTTTTCAACCAAGAGATTCTGGCGTGTGATTTTGAGGGGACTGTAGACTGTGAAGCTGCACCAAACTTTTACTACAAAAATGAAGAACTTGGCAAAATTCCAGATTCGCGTCCTTACCAACCAAGCTATCCATCCCAACCAAGTTTTCCCTCTCCATCTAAACCACGCCAACCAAGCTATCCATCCCAACCAAGTTTTCCCTCTCCATCTAAACCACGCCAACCAAGCTATCCGTCACAACCAAGTTTTCCCTCTCCATCTAAACCACGCCAACCAAGCTATCCATCCCAACCAAGTTTTCCCTCTCCATCTAAACCACGCCAACCAAGCTATCCATCCCAACCAAGTTTTCCCTCTCCATCTAAACCACGTCAACCAAGCTATCCGTCACAACCAAGTTTTCCCTCTCCATCTAAACCACATCAACCAAGCTTCCCACATTCTACAGGACAACAACCAATTGGCATTGGTCATCCTGGACAACGTCCTTATCAGCCTCCCGGAATGATGATGATGGGACCAGGGGACTAAAATTGCTgttgaaaataataacacatattattttaaaacggttttcagttttatctcaCATGTACGACTTATGTTCATTTCTTTGTCTTGATATGTATAAAAGTAGTCTAGATTTCCACAAACCCTCGAAATTCTTAATATGTATAAGTAATTAAGTTAACTTCTTGTCTATCCTATCGTTTTCAATCATAGGGGTTTTCAGTGACATACCAACTTGTGGAGGTATTTTGGACTAATGTGTGATTTGGTGTGACTTTTACCTTTtgctgttataataaaataaaatgataatttgtaACCAGTTATACAAGCACGAGTTGAAATAAAGTGTATAAGACAGGCAATGCAAACAGGACAGCTGCTCAGAACCcccaaaagttaaaaataaaaacataaaatttgatgaagaaatatgaatgaaaatagttaaatagtaaaacataaaagtaaaaatagatctatttaaaaaataaataggtCGAAACTTTTCAAGtttataaatgttagtttttgaatgtaataatatcttagttttattttttaacctcaCTTAGACCTCTGCAAGAGGTAAAATTCCATGAAATTTGGGAGAAGTAATTTGTATGGGTAGTGACATACCACAAGAAAAGCATAAAAAGACTTCTAAAATTGAAGTTTGCCCTGAGCCCAATTTTCCTTAGTTCGGCCCTGAAGATAgggtatttttatataaaatacttagTTCGTAACTGTACAGACTAATGTAGCACGAGACTTATTGTAGTGTGGGTTTTGTGATTCAAATTAAACTAGATCTTTGTTCATAATTTACGAACACAGTATCACATATACAACTGCATTAATGTATGATATTAAATGGAGTGGCATTTTACTGATTTCACATCTACTTCAGTAGTGTATCTTTTTCTAAGACAATGTGAAAACtactgttaatatttaattacaactaGCATTACTACCTGAAACTAAAGAGATATTATCTATGTTGTCTCTTTGCAATGTGTGGAAACACTTGTAATATCTCATTATAACTAACGTTACTACCCATAACTTGAATATCTAGATTATGATCACAATGTGGAAACAcctgttaatttaaataatattaactaacaTTAGCCACCTTGACAAGAGTGTAGTTATATTATGACTTTATATCTTGTGGAAACAGCTGTTAATATATAACTATAGCTAACATTATCACTCGAAACGAAAAATAGCTAGATTATGACTTTACAGCGTGTGGGAAACACCTGTCAATATATAACTATAGCTAACATTATTACCTATGAAGAAAAAGTAATTGGATTATGACTTTACAATATGTGGAAACACCTGTCAATACATAACTATAGCTAACATTACTACCTGTGACGAAAGAAAAGCTAGATTATGACTTTACATCGTGTAAGAACACTTGTCAATATCTAATACAAGCTAACATGATCAATCGTGACAAAAGAATAGCTAGATTATGACTTCATAATATGTGAGAACGCTTATTGATATCTAATTAAAACTATCACTAT
Protein-coding regions in this window:
- the LOC143223502 gene encoding uncharacterized protein LOC143223502: MSQDDQWKWIITAILLVVGLLSDSSGTQVKGGIGGGNWQGDDGSWKGGGGGGSWQSDDGSWQGGGGGGSWQGGGDHYPTNDAGVLADEIRTIPKTSFKCSNQPYVPGYYADVETQCKVYHICHKGRMESMYCAPGTVFNQEILACDFEGTVDCEAAPNFYYKNEELGKIPDSRPYQPSYPSQPSFPSPSKPRQPSYPSQPSFPSPSKPRQPSYPSQPSFPSPSKPRQPSYPSQPSFPSPSKPRQPSYPSQPSFPSPSKPRQPSYPSQPSFPSPSKPHQPSFPHSTGQQPIGIGHPGQRPYQPPGMMMMGPGD